From Lonchura striata isolate bLonStr1 chromosome 3, bLonStr1.mat, whole genome shotgun sequence, one genomic window encodes:
- the MSH6 gene encoding DNA mismatch repair protein Msh6, translated as MEGYPWWPCLIYNHPTERTILRGKGKATRVHVQFFDDSPTRGWISVKYLKPYKGSSDRETMKGGMFYSTKPEIKRAMVLADDAMKKDKIKRLELAVCNEPSDTEEEEEEIEEMSENASGSSEDCNSEEDVKSNKRVMSRERAVKTKRRRVLDSDSDHDGSDVEFKPDGKEAASSEEASSGVDENESSDAETEAESPIKVPAKRKRREVKKPAKRSSLGNECSETPKRAATVSSEAKSKLTSFAAPESFESQANASSGGTGGFSVWEHEKLDWLQEGKRRDAHRRRQGDPDYDPCTLYVPEDYLNKCTPGVRRWWQLKSQNFDAVICYKVGKFYELYHMDAVTGVNELGLIFMKGTWAHSGFPETAFGRFSDVLVQKGYKVARVEQTETPEMMEARCKSKGQSTKFDKVVRREICRIITKGTKTYSVMDCDPSENHSKFLLCVKEKEDSAGTRVYGVCFVDTSMGKFHVGQFPDDRHCSRFRTLVAHYTPVQVLFEKGNLSVDTQKILKGSLVSCIQEGLTSGSQFWNASKTLKVLLEEGYFKEKQNSENGCSLPSVIKSLTSESDSLGLTPGENSELALSALGGCVFYLKRCLIDQELLSQANFEEYVPVDIATAKTMSSGSLFARTGQRMVLDGVTLMNLEVLQNGTNGSTEGTLLERIDSCCTPFGKRLLKQWLCAPLCNPKSINDRLDAVEDLLEVPDKMSEVSEYLKKLPDLERLLSKIHSIGSPLKSQNHPDSRAIFYEEIKYSKKKIADFLSTLEGFKIMNEIVEFMEEFASDFKSRVLKQLVTRKAQNPDGRFPDLTAELTRWDTAFDHNQARKTGVITPKLGFDPDYDGALEDIRALEEDLRRYLDKQRKLLGSKSVQYWGTGKNRYQMEIPESVISRNLPEEYELRSSRKGYKRYWTKEIEKMLAAMVNAEERRDAALKDCMRRLFYNFAKNSKDWQTAVECIAVLDVLMSLAHYSQGGDGPLCRPEILLPRDNARPFLELRNSRHPCITKTFFGDDFIPNDIVIGIKDEGSSSEGSCVLVTGPNMGGKSTLMRQAGLLVVMAQLGCYVPAEACRLTPIDRVFTRLGASDRIMAGESTFFVELSETSSILQHATEHSLVLMDELGRGTATFDGTAIASAVVQELAERIQCRTLFSTHYHSLVEDYSHSGAVRLGHMACMVENESEDPSQETITFLYKFIEGACPKSYGFNAARLADIPEEVIQKGHRKAKEFEKTTISLRIFRYLCQVVDGTTCDANAVRKLMAMIDRL; from the exons ATGGAAGGTTATCCCTGGTGGCCATGTCTCATATACAACCACCCCACTGAAAGAACAATTctcagaggaaaaggaaaagccactCGTGTCCACGTGCAGTTCTTTGATGACAGCCCTACAAGGGGTTGGATCAGTGTTAAATACCTGAAGCCATATAAAG GTTCATCAGACAGGGAGACAATGAAGGGAGGTATGTTTTACAGCACAAAGCCTGAAATTAAAAGAGCCATGGTACTGGCAGATGATGCCATgaagaaagataaaatcaaGAGGCTTGAACTGGCAGTATGCAATGAGCCTTCAGacacagaggaggaagaggaagaaatagAG gagATGAGTGAAAATGCATCAGGCAGTAGTGAAGACTGCAATAGTGAGGAGGACGTGAAAAGCAATAAGCGAGTaatgagcagggagagagctgTAAAAACCAAGAGAAGGAGAGTGTTGGATTCTGACAGTGACCACGATGGCTCTGATGTGGAGTTCAAGCctgatgggaaagaagcagcaagCAGTGAGGAAGCCAGTAGTGGGGTGGATGAAAACGAGTCTTCTGACGCAGAGACAGAGGCAGAGAGCCCCATAAAAGTCCCTGCTAAACGAAAGAGAAGAGAGGTGAAAAAGCCTGCTAAAAGGAGTAGCCTGGGAAATGAATGTTCGGAAACACCCAAAAGAGCAGCAACAGTCTCTTCAGAAGCCAAATCTAAGCTGACATCGTTTGCAGCACCTGAAAGTTTTGAATCTCAAGCAAATGCTTCCAGTGGAGGCACTGGTGGCTTCTCAGTGTGGGAACACGAGAAGCTTGACTGGCTGCaagaagggaagaggagagatGCGCACAGGAGGCGTCAGGGTGACCCCGATTACGACCCCTGCACTCTGTACGTGCCCGAGGATTACCTCAACAAGTGCACGCCGGGCGTGCGCAGGTGGTGGCAGCTCAAGAGCCAAAACTTTGATGCTGTGATTTGCTACAAGGTCGGAAAGTTCTATGAATTGTATCACATGGACGCAGTCACTGGCGTCAATGAGCTGGGCCTGATCTTTATGAAGGGCACCTGGGCCCACTCAGGTTTTCCAGAAACTGCGTTTGGCCGATTCTCTGACGTCCTGGTGCAGAAGGGCTACAAGGTGGCGCGCGTGGAGCAGACGGAAACGCCTGAAATGATGGAAGCACGCTGCAAGTCCAAGGGCCAGTCCACCAAGTTTGACAAGGTGGTGCGCCGGGAGATTTGCAGGATCATCACCAAGGGAACCAAGACCTACAGCGTCATGGACTGCGACCCCTCCGAGAACCACAGCAAGTTCCTGCTGTGtgtgaaggagaaggaggactcAGCCGGGACGCGCGTCTACGGGGTCTGCTTCGTCGACACCTCCATGGGGAAGTTCCATGTTGGCCAGTTCCCAGACGACCGCCACTGCTCCAGGTTTAGGACTTTGGTAGCTCACTACACCCCTGTGCAGGTGCTGTTTGAGAAGGGCAACCTGTCTGTGGACACACAGAAGATACTGAAAGGCTCACTTGTTTCTTGCATTCAGGAAGGGCTGACCTCGGGTTCCCAGTTCTGGAATGCATCTAAAACACTAAAAGTCCTTCTCGAGGAAGGATATTTCAAGGAGAAGCAGAATTCTGAAAATGGATGTTCTCTGCCCTCTGTAATCAAATCTCTGACTTCAGAGAGTGACTCCCTGGGATTAACTCCTGGTGAAAACAGTGAATTAGCTTTGTCAGCTCTTGGGGGATGTGTCTTCTATCTCAAAAGATGTCTGATTGATCAGGAGCTGTTATCACAGGCAAACTTCGAGGAATATGTCCCTGTGGATATTGCTACTGCAAAAACCATGAGTTCAGGTAGTTTGTTTGCCAGAACTGGCCAGCGGATGGTGCTGGATGGAGTCACCCTGATGAACTTGGAAGTCCTGCAGAATGGAACCAATGGAAGCACAGAAGGTACTTTGTTGGAGAGGATTGATTCTTGCTGTACACCATTTGGGAAGCGACTCCTGAAACAGTGGCTCTGCGCTCCACTTTGTAACCCTAAATCCATCAATGATCGTTTGGATGCTGTTGAAGACCTCCTGGAAGTGCCAGATAAAATGTCTGAAGTCAGTGAGTACCTCAAGAAACTACCTGACCTTGAAAGACTGCTCAGCAAAATTCACAGCATTGGATCACCACTCAAAAGTCAGAACCATCCTGACAGCAGGGCCATCTTCTATGAAGAAAtcaaatacagcaaaaaaaaaattgctgactTTCTGTCTACCCTGGAGGGATTCAAAATAATGAATGAAATTGTCGAATTCATGGAGGAGTTTGCCAGTGACTTCaaatccagagtgctgaagcaGCTGGTCACTCGCAAAGCCCAAAATCCCGATGGCCGCTTCCCAGACTTGACTGCAGAGCTCACAAGGTGGGACACTGCCTTTGATCACAACCAGGCTCGGAAGACAGGGGTGATCACCCCCAAGCTAGGTTTTGACCCCGATTATGATGGAGCACTAGAGGATATCAGAGCTCTCGAGGAGGATCTTCGGAGGTACCTGGATAAGCAACGCAAGCTGCTCGGGTCCAAATCCGTGCAGTACTGGGGGACAGGCAAGAACAGGTACCAGATGGAAATCCCAGAAAGTGTCATATCCCGCAACCTGCCCGAGGAATACGAGCTGAGGTCCAGCAGGAAGGGCTACAAGCGCTACTGGACCAAGGAGATAGAGAAGATGCTGGCTGCGATGGTGAACGCCGAGGAGCGCCGTGACGCCGCCCTCAAGGACTGCATGAGGCGCCTCTTCTACAACTTTGCCAAGAACAGCAAGGACTGGCAGACAGCTGTGGAGTGCATTGCTGTGCTGG ATGTCTTGATGTCCCTTGCTCACTACAGTCAAGGTGGTGATGGACCTCTGTGCCGACCTGAAATCCTGCTGCCTAGGGATAATGCTCGTCCCTTCCTGGAACTTAGAAATTCCCGCCATCCATGCATCACAAAAACTTTCTTTGGGGATGATTTTATTCCCAATGATATCGTGATAGGCATCAAGgatgaaggcagcagcagtgagggctCCTGTGTGCTGGTAACTGGCCCAAACATGGGTGGCAAATCTACTCTCATGAGACAG GCTGGTCTCCTGGTGGTcatggcccagctgggctgctACGTGCCCGCGGAAGCCTGCAGGCTCACACCCATCGACCGCGTGTTCACGCGGCTCGGCGCCTCCGACAGGATCATGGCTG GTGAAAGTACCTTCTTTGTTGAATTGAGTGAGACTTCCAGCATTCTGCAGCATGCAACAGAGCATTCCCTTGTTCTCATGGATGAACTGG GCAGAGGCACGGCCACGTTTGACGGCACAGCCATAGCGAGCGCCGTGGTGCAGGAGCTGGCCGAGAGGATCCAGTGCCGGACGCTGTTCTCCACTCACTACCACTCCCTGGTGGAGGACTATTCCCACAGTGGGGCCGTGCGCCTGGGCCACATG GCATGTATGGTTGAAAATGAGAGTGAGGATCCAAGCCAGGAAACAATTACGTTCCTGTACAAGTTCATTGAAGGAGCCTGCCCAAAGAGCTATGGCTTCAATGCGGCAAGACTTGCAGATATTCCAGAGGAAGTCATTCAGAAGGGGCA